In Musa acuminata AAA Group cultivar baxijiao chromosome BXJ3-9, Cavendish_Baxijiao_AAA, whole genome shotgun sequence, a single genomic region encodes these proteins:
- the LOC103997792 gene encoding uncharacterized protein LOC103997792 — translation MLDNLYSPKAKLIRLEALVLLATVLLFLLIIFGSFRRRSSNTVIQAVVSVAYTCSTFLVFYTVGQMQSSGINNGLLAIWAICLSLVLGSAISISAYGLEDNENWKKNFAENITHLFIIGYLVGTYLGHTHSSFRIPVVVLLILTGIRVGERIDVFQGATKTNGQKKSKLIAAYMKYESELTPQDEPDPTNMRGYNYLVYGEDQVGLIYEAPNCLLRIEITDRQVITVNKIWRCTGSLLSSSGDPEGRLKDICLSFALFKLIQLRFSGYQLAESSLQKTRDFVIRGLLSNDDDAHERAFRVIEVELAFLHDYFYTKYPLIFVSEKFMLAMSATLLIFLCWSGVSVMKYYLSPTTYFNLITIGRKSFDAIFTLIIVVAIALLELFQILLYVCSEWAKVSLVCRYVAHPSWHDKPWITEMIKHLCHLKVFDRVLQNKLGQYSLLEHCDYKPTAKNMLYCMTCEMVGKTRAGQKQSKRLKLPREVKKQSSVGSDSTMTPCRPTEFRLCNEME, via the coding sequence ATGCTTGATAACTTGTACTCCCCGAAGGCCAAACTCATCCGTCTCGAAGCCCTGGTTCTGTTGGCGACTGTCCTTCTGTTTCTGCTGATCATCTTTGGTTCGTTCCGGCGCCGGTCCAGCAACACCGTCATCCAAGCCGTCGTCTCGGTTGCTTACACGTGCTCCACCTTCTTGGTGTTCTACACCGTTGGACAAATGCAATCCTCTGGCATCAATAATGGATTGCTTGCGATATGGGCCATTTGCTTGTCCTTGGTACTCGGAAGCGCCATCTCTATTTCAGCTTATGGCCTTGAAGACAATGAAAATTGGAAAAAGAATTTTGCAGAAAATATTACGCACTTGTTTATTATTGGTTACTTGGTGGGCACATATCTCGGGCACACCCACTCCAGCTTCAGAATCCCGGTTGTTGTACTTTTGATTCTGACGGGTATCAGAGTCGGTGAACGGATAGATGTATTTCAAGGGGCCACCAAAACAAACGGGCAGAAGAAAAGCAAATTAATCGCAGCCTACATGAAATACGAGTCCGAATTGACGCCGCAAGATGAACCCGATCCCACGAACATGAGAGGATACAATTATCTGGTTTATGGAGAAGATCAAGTTGGTCTTATTTATGAAGCTCCTAACTGCCTACTCCGAATAGAAATAACTGATCGTCAGGTTATCACCGTCAACAAAATCTGGCGGTGCACTGGAAGTCTGCTGAGCTCGAGCGGCGATCCAGAAGGGCGTTTGAAAGACATTTGTCTTTCATTTGCCCTGTTCAAGCTAATTCAGCTTAGATTTTCTGGCTATCAACTTGCTGAGAGCAGCCTCCAAAAGACCAGGGACTTCGTGATTCGGGGATTGCTCTCCAACGATGATGATGCTCATGAAAGAGCCTTCAGGGTGATCGAGGTAGAGCTGGCTTTCCTTCATGATTATTTCTATACAAAGTATCCTTTGATATTTGTTAGTGAGAAATTCATGCTAGCCATGTCAGCTACACTTCTGATATTTCTATGTTGGTCCGGAGTGTCAGTCATGAAGTATTATCTATCCCCTACCACTTACTTCAACCTTATCACAATCGGAAGGAAGAGCTTCGATGCAATTTTCACCTTGATAATTGTAGTAGCCATTGCTTTGCTGGAACTGTTCCAGATCTTGCTCTATGTGTGCTCGGAGTGGGCCAAAGTATCTCTCGTTTGTAGATACGTTGCTCATCCTTCATGGCATGATAAGCCATGGATCACAGAAATGATAAAACATCTTTGCCATCTAAAGGTTTTCGACAGGGTTTTGCAGAATAAGCTGGGTCAGTATTCGCTTCTTGAACATTGTGATTATAAGCCAACAGCTAAGAACATGTTATATTGCATGACATGTGAAATGGTTGGGAAGACCAGAGCTGGCCAAAAACAAAGCAAGCGATTAAAGCTGCCAAGGGAGGTAAAGAAGCAGTCGTCCGTTGGCTCAGACTCAACCATGACGCCCTGCCGACCAACGGAATTTCGTCTCTGCAACGAAATGGAGTGA
- the LOC108953749 gene encoding cysteine-rich receptor-like protein kinase 44 — protein sequence MLPSISSTQFLLFYLILLFVPSRTVAYRWQICSTRGGNFTDNSTYESNLNLLLSSLVSNGSGSGFSTGTVGRIPNRVQGLILCRGDTNATTCGSCLSNGAVDIRQICAYYKDAVVWYDECLIRFSNLQFLSTFDNEPTVALVNYDLKDEVDRFNKVVNELLSSTADWAAYNSTKRYATGQAFNVTQAVPTIYGLAQCTPDMSTSDCRQCLEGVLQGLPQGRMGARNQGVRCNIRFETGPFYEGNPIIRLLSPLTNATTPADNATTPASAPTSHPAVGPTGKEGKTKKTTIAISVSAVSAILLISIFCTWYRRSRKRAAKSPYQTDSEQATQVIESLLFRLPTLRVATVNFAEANKLGEGGFGAVYKGLLPDGRVIAVKRLLNSGQGLGELKNELLLVAKLQHRNLVKLLGVCLEEETMIVYEYLPNASLDKFLFDAARGKQLTWGIRYKIICGIARGLLYLHEESQLKIIHRDLKASNILLDADMNPKISDFGLAKLFDIDQTQGTTNRIMGTFGYMAPEYVMRGKFSIKSDVFSFGVLVLEILTGRKSNDSYNPEVTEVLLSYTWEKWQDGSASEIVDPALGGHYQQSDLLRCVQIGLLCVQENPSDRPTMSTIVVMLNSETVSLRAPSQPAFYVGNGDRVVTMSVNQVSMSEQESR from the exons ATGCTTCCCTCGATCAGCTCCacccaatttctgctcttctaccTCATCCTCCTCTTCGTCCCCTCTCGAACAGTTGCCTACCGGTGGCAAATCTGCAGCACAAGGGGCGGCAACTTTACTGACAACAGCACCTACGAGTCCAACCTcaacctcctcctctcctccctcgtCTCGAATGGTTCCGGTTCTGGCTTCTCTACCGGCACCGTGGGACGGATACCCAACCGAGTTCAAGGCCTCATCCTTTGTCGTGGCGATACTAACGCCACCACGTGCGGTTCCTGCCTTAGCAACGGCGCGGTGGACATTCGCCAGATCTGTGCCTACTACAAGGATGCCGTGGTTTGGTATGACGAGTGCCTCATCCGCTTTTCCAACCTGCAGTTCCTCAGCACCTTCGACAACGAGCCGACGGTTGCCTTGGTAAATTACGACCTGAAGGACGAAGTGGATCGGTTCAACAAGGTGGTGAATGAGCTGCTGAGCAGTACGGCCGATTGGGCGGCGTATAACTCCACGAAGAGGTACGCGACCGGGCAAGCGTTCAACGTGACGCAGGCGGTTCCAACTATATATGGCCTGGCGCAATGCACGCCGGACATGTCGACGAGTGACTGCAGGCAGTGCTTGGAAGGGGTGTTACAGGGGCTCCCACAGGGCCGAATGGGAGCTAGGAATCAGGGAGTGAGGTGCAATATAAGGTTCGAAACTGGCCCCTTCTACGAAGGCAACCCCATCATACGGCTCCTTTCACCATTGACGAATGCAACAACGCCTGCGGACAACGCTACAACTCCGGCCTCTGCTCCAACATCCCATCCTGCCGTCGGTCCAACCGGGAAAGAAG GAAAAACGAAGAAAACAACTATAGCAATTTCGGTATCCGCAGTGAGCGCAATACTGCTAATCTCCATATTTTGCACTTGGTACAGGAGATCGAGGAAGCGGGCAGCGAAATCACCTT ATCAAACTGACTCGGAGCAGGCCACACAAGTAATTGAGTCATTACTATTTCGTCTACCTACACTTCGAGTTGCAACAGTCAACTTCGCCGAAGCGAATAAACTTGGAGAAGGTGGTTTCGGTGCAGTTTACAAG GGACTACTGCCGGACGGACGAGTAATAGCGGTCAAGAGGCTGCTGAACTCTGGGCAAGGACTTGGAGAGCTTAAAAATGAGCTGCTTTTGGTTGCTAAGCTCCAGCACAGGAATCTTGTAAAACTTCTGGGCGTTTGCTTGGAGGAAGAGACGATGATTGTGTATGAATATCTGCCCAATGCAAGCCTGGACAAATTTCTGTTTG ATGCTGCAAGAGGCAAACAGCTGACTTGGGGAATTCGATACAAGATCATTTGTGGAATTGCTAGAGGCCTGCTTTATCTGCACGAGGAATCTCAACTAAAGATCATACATCGAGATTTAAAAGCCAGCAACATCTTGTTAGATGCAGATATGAACCCCAAGATCTCAGATTTCGGCTTAGCGAAGCTTTTTGACATTGACCAGACTCAAGGCACCACCAATCGAATCATGGGAACCTT TGGATACATGGCTCCGGAGTACGTGATGCGAGGCAAGTTTTCGATCAAGTCAGACGTATTCAGCTTCGGTGTTCTAGTTTTGGAGATTTTGACAGGAAGAAAAAGCAATGATTCCTACAATCCAGAAGTTACTGAAGTCCTTCTAAGCTAT ACATGGGAGAAATGGCAAGACGGATCAGCCTCGGAGATAGTCGATCCAGCGTTGGGTGGTCACTACCAACAAAGTGACCTGTTAAGATGCGTGCAGATTGGGCTATTATGTGTTCAGGAAAATCCATCCGATAGGCCAACTATGTCAACGATAGTTGTGATGCTCAACAGTGAAACTGTCTCTCTCCGAGCTCCTTCACAACCTGCATTTTATGTGGGGAACGGTGATAGGGTTGTTACAATGTCAGTAAACCAAGTTTCAATGTCAGAACAAGAATCACGATAG
- the LOC108953780 gene encoding cysteine-rich receptor-like protein kinase 44: MSSTPSLLFYLISLLFLSSPAVATQVCSTSAGKFTANGTYESNLNLLLSSLISNGSASGFFTDTVGRMPNQVQGLVLCRGDTNATTCSSCLSTAGVEILQLCANDKDAVVWYDDCHLRYSNLQFLGTLDNDPEMAVASEYQVYDETDLFDKVVNELMNSTADWAAYNSTQRYATGLAINATHAFPNIYGLAQCSPDMSASDCRQCLEGVSQGLPMGRLIAENLGVRCNLRYKVGPFFEGNPIVRLVSAVTNGTTPAENATTPASAPASQPSVGSTSKEGKKKTILAISISAVSAVLLIPIIYICYRRLRKQTSKSPYGTESEQATQVESLLFHISALRAATANFSEENKLGEGGFGAVYKGVLPDGREIAVKRLLNSGHGLGELKNELVLVAKLRHRNLVKLLGVCLEEEKMIVYEYVPNTSLDNFLFDPVRGKQLNWGTRHKIIHGIARGLLYLHEESQLKIVHRDIKASNILLDAEMNPKITDFGFAKLFDVDQTQATTNRVVGTFGYMAPEYVMHGKYSIKSDVFGFGVLVLEILTGRKSSGSYNPEVTEVLLGYTWEKWRGGSALEIVDPTLGAHYQRSDLLRCMHIGLLCVQEKPNDRPTMSTVVVMLNSETVSLQAPSRPGFYLGNGGRNANFNPSNSNLPIGTSDRGSKSCPMSSNEVSITEMEPR; the protein is encoded by the exons ATGAGCTCCACCCCATCTCTGCTCTTCTACCTGATCAGCCTCCTCTTCCTTTCCTCTCCCGCCGTTGCCACACAAGTCTGCAGCACAAGTGCAGGTAAATTTACCGCCAACGGCACGTACGAGTCCAACCTCAACCTCCTCCTCTCGTCCCTCATCTCAAATGGTTCCGCTTCTGGCTTCTTCACCGACACCGTCGGACGGATGCCCAACCAAGTTCAAGGCCTCGTCCTTTGTCGTGGTGACACAAACGCCACCACATGCAGTTCCTGCCTCAGCACCGCCGGTGTGGAGATTCTCCAGCTCTGTGCCAACGACAAGGATGCTGTGGTTTGGTATGACGACTGCCACCTCCGCTATTCCAACCTGCAGTTCCTCGGCACCTTAGACAACGATCCGGAGATGGCCGTGGCAAGCGAGTACCAAGTGTACGACGAAACGGATCTGTTCGACAAGGTGGTGAACGAGTTGATGAACAGTACGGCGGATTGGGCGGCGTACAACTCGACGCAGAGGTATGCGACTGGGCTGGCGATCAACGCGACACACGCGTTTCCAAATATATATGGCCTGGCGCAATGCAGTCCGGACATGTCGGCGAGTGACTGCAGGCAATGCTTGGAGGGAGTGTCACAGGGTCTCCCGATGGGGAGATTGATAGCTGAAAATCTGGGAGTGAGGTGCAATTTAAGGTACAAAGTTGGCCCCTTCTTCGAAGGCAACCCCATCGTAAGGCTTGTTTCCGCCGTGACGAATGGAACAACGCCTGCGGAGAATGCCACAACTCCGGCCTCTGCTCCAGCATCGCAGCCATCTGTCGGTTCAACCAGCAAAGAAG gaaaaaagaaaacaattctAGCAATTTCGATATCTGCGGTGAGCGCAGTACTGCTAATCCCCATTATTTACATTTGCTACAGGAGGCTGAGGAAGCAGACATCGAAATCACCTT ATGGGACTGAATCGGAGCAGGCCACACAAGTTGAGTCATTACTATTTCATATTTCTGCACTACGAGCTGCAACAGCCAACTTCTCGGAAGAAAATAAACTTGGAGAAGGTGGTTTCGGAGCAGTTTACAAG GGAGTGCTCCCAGACGGACGAGAAATCGCAGTGAAAAGGCTGCTGAACTCCGGGCACGGACTTGGAGAGCTTAAAAATGAGTTGGTTTTGGTCGCTAAGCTCCGGCATCGAAATCTTGTAAAGCTTCTGGGAGTTTGCTTGGAGGAAGAGAAGATGATTGTCTATGAATACGTGCCTAACACAAGCCTCGACAACTTTCTTTTTG ATCCTGTCAGAGGCAAACAACTAAACTGGGGAACTCGACACAAGATCATTCATGGGATCGCTCGAGGACTGCTCTATCTGCACGAGGAATCTCAACTAAAAATCGTACATCGGGACATAAAAGCCAGCAACATCTTGTTAGATGCAGAGATGAACCCCAAGATCACAGATTTTGGTTTTGCAAAGCTTTTTGACGTTGACCAGACTCAAGCCACCACCAATCGAGTTGTGGGCACTTT CGGATATATGGCACCAGAGTATGTGATGCATGGCAAGTATTCGATCAAATCagatgtattcggcttcggtgtTTTGGTTTTGGAGATTTTGACTGGAAGAAAAAGCAGCGGTTCCTATAATCCTGAGGTTACCGAAGTCCTTCTAGGCTAT ACATGGGAGAAATGGCGGGGAGGATCGGCGTTAGAGATCGTAGATCCAACCTTGGGTGCTCACTACCAACGAAGCGACCTATTAAGATGCATGCATATTGGGCTTTTATGTGTTCAAGAAAAGCCGAATGATAGGCCGACTATGTCAACAGTAGTTGTGATGCTAAATAGTGAGACTGTCTCTCTCCAAGCTCCTTCACGGCCTGGATTTTATCTGGGAAATGGTGGCAGGAATGCAAACTTCAATCCGAGTAACTCCAATCTTCCAATCGGTACATCTGACCGAGGAAGTAAGTCATGTCCAATGTCATCAAACGAAGTTTCAATCACAGAAATGGAACCTCGATAG
- the LOC135648804 gene encoding NDR1/HIN1-like protein 26, with protein sequence MSSMYSSTGLPTEIRYNPHRRTRPSAHRIRESLTSRFAKCLCSILLSLVLVAGIIVFILWLSLRPHRPRFHLVAFAAPGVATPAGLSGSPISFNVTDRNPNAKIGIYYDAMFGTVYYRDRLVGSGPVMFPFFQPPKNTTLITGQLSGAAIEAGGTLSSQLSADAAAGRAELRLELNSTIRFKVKAWDTHHHHLHVECDLVVGSDGSILPESNNIKCPIYF encoded by the coding sequence ATGTCCTCCATGTATTCGTCAACCGGCCTCCCCACGGAAATCCGGTACAACCCTCACCGTCGAACCCGACCAAGTGCGCACCGGATTCGTGAAAGCCTGACGAGCCGGTTCGCTAAGTGCCTCTGCTCCATTCTTCTTTCCCTCGTCCTCGTTGCAGGCATCATCGTCTTCATTCTCTGGCTCAGCCTCCGTCCTCATCGACCCCGATTCCATCTCGTCGCGTTCGCTGCCCCCGGTGTCGCCACCCCGGCCGGTCTATCCGGCTCACCCATTTCCTTCAATGTGACGGACCGGAACCCAAACGCGAAAATTGGCATTTATTACGATGCCATGTTCGGTACGGTCTACTACAGGGACCGGCTGGTCGGGTCCGGGCCGGTCATGTTCCCCTTCTTTCAGCCTCCGAAGAACACCACGCTGATAACTGGGCAGCTGAGTGGGGCGGCGATCGAGGCTGGGGGCACGTTATCGTCGCAATTGTCGGCGGACGCGGCGGCCGGCCGCGCCGAGCTGCGGCTCGAGCTCAACTCGACCATCCGGTTCAAGGTGAAGGCATGGGACACCCACCACCATCATTTGCATGTGGAGTGCGACCTGGTCGTGGGCTCGGATGGAAGTATACTGCCGGAGTCCAATAACATCAAGTGCCCCATCTATTTCTAA